One genomic segment of Anguilla anguilla isolate fAngAng1 chromosome 2, fAngAng1.pri, whole genome shotgun sequence includes these proteins:
- the LOC118221008 gene encoding mitochondrial pyruvate carrier 1 yields the protein MAGVLARKAVDHLRSKEFRDYLMSTHFWGPVANWGLPIAAISDMKKSPEIISGRMTFALTCYSLLFMRFAYKVQPRNWLLFACHITNECAQLVQGGRLINYRMEKKQA from the exons ATGGCAGGCGTTTTGGCTCGTAAAGCTGTGGACCATCTTCGAAGCAAGGAATTCAGAGACTATTTGATGAG CACG CATTTCTGGGGACCTGTGGCTAACTGGGGCCTTCCCATTGCTGCTATCAGTGACATGAAAAAAAGCCCAGAAATAATAAGTGGGAGAATGACCTTTG CTCTCACCTGCTACTCACTCCTATTCATGAGGTTTGCTTATAAAGTTCAGCCAAGGAACTGGCTTCTCTTCGCCTGCCATATAACTAATGAATGTGCTCAACTCGTACAAGGAGGAAGACTGATTAATTACAG aatggaaaaaaagcaagcaTAA